In the Dyella jiangningensis genome, one interval contains:
- a CDS encoding TonB-dependent receptor: MAQPLFAQDTDQGQATSPPSTKKATTLSAVTVTAQKREENLQKVPVSINVLGQDRLEELHVKNFDDYVKYLPSVSYQTFGPGFASIFMRGVASGANVNHSGSQPSVGVYLDEEPVTTIQGPLDIHMYDIARVEALAGPQGTLYGASAESGALRIITNKPDPGGFAANYSLGVNSVDHGGVGYTAEGMINIPMSSNAAIRLVGWHEHDAGYIDNVVGSRTYPTSGITVSNAKGCPSTPNLVCTGAAKNNYNDVDTSGARAALKVNLNDDWSISPTLMGQQTIAHGTPFSDPQVGSLSLTHFYPEYTNDRWIQAALTVQGKIGNFDLTYAYSHLKRNQEEDSDYSDYSFWYDTLAGYGAYIYDNSGHLINPSQYIQGKDRYTMNSHELRIASPKEDRLRVVGGLFWEKQLHDIEQRYMINGLADQLSVTGWPNTLWLTEQRRIDMDKAVFGELSYDFIPETLTGTIGGRYFRSDNSLGGFYGFSKGFSPSSSYGEAGCINAEPYYGAPCMDFAKDTKESGSLGKANLTWQITPTKMIYGTWSEGYRPGGINRRGSLPPYKSDYLTNYELGWKTTWFGNRLSFNGAVFHEKWKDFQFSILGANGLTEIKNAGQAQIDGLESDLNWAATYNLQIGAGFAWYHSKLTENYCGFTDTSGTPITNCPAGTVNPLTGDVVSGPQAPKGTQLPLTPRFKGNLSARYSWDISDMEAFVQGALVYVGDRKSDLRLVERSLLGDMPSYTTVDFSAGVKRHGLALDFYVNNVFDKRGQLYRFAECAEQVCAAHNVVPAYPNGQVYTVMTPPRTVGIRFTQDF, from the coding sequence TACCAGACGTTCGGGCCGGGCTTCGCGTCGATCTTCATGCGTGGCGTCGCCAGCGGCGCCAACGTCAACCACTCCGGTTCGCAGCCCAGCGTGGGCGTGTATCTGGACGAAGAGCCGGTCACCACGATCCAGGGCCCGCTCGATATCCACATGTACGATATCGCCCGCGTCGAAGCGCTGGCCGGTCCGCAAGGCACGCTGTATGGCGCCAGCGCGGAGTCGGGCGCGTTGCGCATCATCACCAACAAGCCCGATCCCGGCGGCTTCGCCGCCAACTACAGCCTGGGCGTCAACTCGGTCGATCATGGCGGCGTCGGCTACACGGCCGAGGGCATGATCAACATTCCCATGTCCAGCAACGCGGCCATTCGACTGGTCGGCTGGCATGAACATGATGCCGGCTACATCGACAACGTGGTGGGCTCGCGAACCTATCCGACGTCAGGCATCACGGTCAGCAACGCGAAGGGGTGCCCTTCCACGCCGAACCTCGTCTGCACCGGCGCGGCCAAGAACAACTACAACGACGTCGATACCAGTGGTGCGCGTGCGGCGCTGAAGGTCAACCTCAACGACGACTGGTCGATCAGCCCCACGCTGATGGGGCAGCAGACCATCGCGCATGGCACGCCGTTCTCCGATCCGCAGGTGGGCTCGCTGTCGCTCACGCACTTCTATCCGGAGTACACCAACGACCGCTGGATCCAGGCGGCGCTGACGGTGCAGGGCAAGATCGGCAACTTCGACCTGACCTATGCGTACAGCCACCTCAAGCGCAACCAGGAAGAAGACAGCGACTACAGCGATTACTCGTTCTGGTACGACACGCTGGCGGGCTATGGCGCGTACATCTATGACAACAGCGGCCACCTGATCAATCCGTCGCAGTACATCCAGGGCAAGGATCGCTACACGATGAACAGCCACGAGCTGCGCATCGCCTCGCCGAAGGAGGATCGCCTGCGCGTGGTCGGCGGCCTGTTCTGGGAGAAGCAGCTGCACGACATCGAACAGCGCTACATGATCAACGGTCTGGCCGACCAGCTGTCGGTGACCGGCTGGCCCAATACGCTGTGGCTGACCGAGCAGCGGCGCATCGACATGGATAAGGCGGTGTTCGGCGAGCTGTCGTACGACTTCATCCCCGAGACACTCACCGGCACGATCGGCGGACGCTATTTCCGCAGCGACAACAGCCTCGGTGGCTTCTACGGCTTCAGCAAGGGCTTTTCGCCCAGCTCCAGCTACGGCGAGGCCGGCTGTATCAACGCGGAGCCGTACTACGGTGCGCCTTGCATGGACTTCGCCAAGGACACCAAGGAATCGGGTTCGCTGGGCAAGGCCAACCTGACCTGGCAAATCACGCCCACGAAGATGATCTACGGTACCTGGTCGGAAGGTTATCGTCCGGGCGGCATCAATCGGCGCGGCAGCCTGCCGCCATACAAGTCGGACTACCTCACCAACTACGAGTTGGGCTGGAAAACGACCTGGTTCGGCAACCGCCTGTCGTTCAACGGCGCGGTGTTCCACGAGAAATGGAAGGACTTCCAGTTCAGCATCCTCGGTGCGAACGGCCTCACCGAGATCAAGAATGCCGGCCAGGCGCAGATCGATGGCCTGGAGAGTGATCTCAATTGGGCGGCCACCTACAACCTGCAGATCGGTGCCGGCTTTGCCTGGTATCACTCGAAGCTGACGGAAAACTATTGCGGCTTCACCGATACCAGCGGCACGCCGATCACCAACTGCCCTGCAGGCACGGTGAATCCGCTCACCGGCGATGTCGTCAGCGGACCGCAGGCGCCCAAGGGCACGCAGCTGCCGCTGACACCACGCTTCAAGGGCAACCTCAGCGCGCGTTATTCGTGGGACATCAGCGACATGGAAGCCTTCGTGCAGGGTGCGTTGGTTTACGTCGGTGACCGCAAGTCCGATCTGCGACTGGTGGAGCGGAGCCTGCTGGGCGACATGCCCTCGTACACGACCGTGGACTTCTCGGCGGGCGTCAAGCGACATGGCCTCGCGCTGGATTTCTACGTCAACAACGTGTTCGACAAGCGCGGCCAGCTTTATCGCTTTGCCGAATGCGCCGAGCAGGTGTGTGCCGCGCACAACGTGGTGCCGGCGTATCCGAACGGACAGGTGTACACGGTGATGACGCCGCCGCGGACCGTTGGCATTCGTTTCACGCAGGACTTCTAG